The region ATTGCCTCTTTTTCAAAAGAACAATTATCTTTTAAAAAAAATTTTGAAGGAATTGCAACTTTATATTTTGGATTTTTTAATTTAACTAATAAAAAGGGTAAAGCTAAAATATAGATTATTAAAGCGAATAGATAATAAATTATACTAAAGAGGCTCAATATTAAGCCTCTTCAGTTGTTTCTTCTTCTTTATATAAAATTCTTCCACAATGAGGACAGTTAATAATCTCTTCAGATTTTAGAACTTCCGAATAAGTTTTGTCGTTAATTTTCATATAGCATCCATAACATGCTTGATCTCTTACAGGTACAACAGCTGAATCTTTTGCCCATCTTCTAATTTTTTGATAAAATGTTAAAATTTTCTTATCAAACTTTTCTAAAAGCTCTCCTCTTTCTTGAGACACTTTATTTCTTTCTTGGTTAATCTCTTCAATGGCATTATCTACAGCAATTTGAATCTCTTTAATAGATTCTTCCTCTTCTGTAAGTTTTCCTTGAAGCTCTTTTAACTCTTCCTCTTTTGCAACTGCAATTTCATCTAATCTTATAATCTCTTCATTTGCAAATGAAATTTGCTCTTTTGCAATCTCTTCTTCAAGTTGTAAAGCTTTTAACTCTTTTTCATTTGTAATTTCATTATTCTTTTTAGCAATATCTTCTAACTTAGTTTTTAATTCTGCTAAGTGGATATTGTTTTTAGTTCTTTTAGATTTAACATCATCAATTTGCGCATACGTATCATTAATTTGTGACTTAATTGATTCTGCAACCTCAACAAAAGTTGATAATTTTGCTTTTTCATTCTCAATTTTTGGTTCAAACATACTAATAACACTATCATACTTAGATAGTTTTATCAAATCTTGTAAATATTTATTCAACCGTTTCTCCTTGTGTACAAAACTTAAATGGATTTTTTGAAGCTGTTATTATAGCTTTTAATTCATTTTTTTTCAAATATTCTTCTATAAGCCCCATTAATAGGACAGAGAAGTACTTTTCACTTTCGTAGTGTCTTATATCTATTAAAGATATACCTCGCACTTTTGCATCCATTGCATCATGATATTTAATATCACCAGTTAAAAAGCAATCTGCATTAACTTCGTTTATTAAAGACATTCCTGCACCAGTCACTAAAGCAACTCTTTTAACCTTATCATTACATTTTACATATTTTATATATTCTAATCCTAGCTTTTTAGAAATTTTATTTGCAAATGTTGAAAAATCTTCATTTACATCTGCATAGCAAATAAACTCTTCACTATTAACAACTTCTAATCCTAAAACCTCTTTTGCAACATATTTATTTAAATGTGTTTTATCAATATTTGTATGCATTGAAATTAATGCGATATTTTTTTTGATTAATACTTTTAATAATTTTGTACTATATGTATCATAATTTACTTTTTTTAAAGCAGAAAATATTAAAGGATGATGAGTAATAATCAAAGAGTTTTCTTCAACTTGCTCTAGGTTTTCTTCATCTAAATCTATTGATATATAAACTTGTTTTATCTCATCTTCTAAGCTTCCAACTAGAAGCCCTGAGTTATCCCACTTTTCTTGTAATTCAAAAGGTGATAACTCATCTAAAAATTGATAAATCTCTTTTAGTTTCATAAAACTACTTTCTACCAATTCTTTTTAATCTATCTTCTTCTTGATTCTTATATAAAACTGCACAACCTTGTGCTAGTTCTCTAACTTTCAAAATATAATTTTGTCTTTCAGTTACTGAAATAGCTTTTCTTGCATCAAGTGTATTAAAAGCGTGTGAAGCTATCATACATTGATCATAGGCAGGAAGTGGCAACTCTTTTTCTAAACACACTTTACACTCATTAAAAGCATCATCAAAATGTCTAAAAAGTATATCAGTATTTGCTACTTCAAAGTTGTATGTTGAGAATTCATATTCACTCTCTTTGTGAACATCTCCATAAGTTGTTTTACCATATTGGTTTTCATTCCAAACAATATCATAAACAGAATCAACACCTTGAAGATACATTGCTAGTCTTTCTGTACCATAAGTAATCTCAACTGCCACAGGGTCACAAGCCAAACCACCTACTTGTTGAAAATAAGTAAATTGTGTTACTTCCATACCATCTAGCCAAACTTCCCAACCAAGTCCCCATGCTCCAAGAGTTGGAGATTCCCAGTTGTCTTCTACAAATCTAACATCATGTTTGCTTAAATCAAGTCCTAAAAACTCCAACGACTTTAAATATAAATCTTGAATATTATCTGGACTAGGTTTAATTAAAACTTGAAATTGATAGTATGCACCTAGTCTGTTTGGATTTTCCCCATATCGTCCATCTGTTGGTCTTCTACTTGGTGCTACATATGCTGTAGACCAAGGAGTTGAATCTAAACTTCTTAAAAGTGTTGCAGGGTGAAAAGTCCCTGCACCTGCTGGGATATCATAAGGTTGTACTATATTACACCCTTGCTCTGCCCAAAATTGTTGTAATTTTAATAGAATTTCTGAGAATGTTACCATCTTATCTTATTCCTAATGCTTTATTAATTTTATTTTTGTCAAAACCACAAATCCACTGATTCTCTATTAAAACTACAGGCGCTCCACTGCAGCCATGCTTTTTACAATCGTTTAAAGCTTTTTTATTTGTGGAAAGATCAATTTGATTATATTTGATCTTTTTTGCTTTTAAATAAGCTTTAGCTTCATTGCACCATTTACATTTTGGTAGTGTAAATAGTGCAACTTGCTTCATTATAATCTAACTTCAATTGAAGCAGAATCAGTCTCAACAGCTTTTGATTTAACCATTCTGTCTTCTTTTAGTTTAGCAGCTAACTCTTTATCAGAAATAGCTAAAATTTGCATAGCTAAGTATGCAGCATTAACTGCCCCTGCTTTCCCAAGTGCTACTGTTGCAACAGGCATACCTGAAGGCATCTGAACAGTTGAAAGCATTGCATCCATACCATCCATAGCTCCACCTTTCATTGGAACTCCAATAACAGGTTTAGTTGTAGTTGCAGCTAATGCACCAGCTAAGTGTGCAGCCATACCAGCAGCAGCAATAAATGCAACTGCGCCTTTCTCTTCAGATTCTTTTACATAACTTTTAGTTCTCTCTGGACTTCTATGTGCAGAAGAGATTATCATCTCATATTTAACATCAAACTTTTCAAAAGTATCAGCACAGTTTTTCATAATTTCATAGTCTGATTTACTTCCCATTATAATAGATACAAAATTCATACATCATCCTTATTTTAAAAATGGTAGATATTATATCAAAAATTTTCTAACAATTTAATAATCTTCGAAGAATTCAGCCTATTCCAGCCTTCAAACTTATGTAAAATCAGTGAATCATTTTTAAATATAAATTGACTAAAATTTTTTGACTTATCTTTTACATATATCGCTTTTGCACAATCATAATTGTGTGGAGTTTCTTTTTTATTTGAGTCAGTAAAGATAACAATAGTAGGTATAAAAAATGCTTCTGCTATATGATAAGTTGAAGTATTGACTGTAAGTACATT is a window of Halarcobacter sp. DNA encoding:
- a CDS encoding C4-type zinc ribbon domain-containing protein, coding for MNKYLQDLIKLSKYDSVISMFEPKIENEKAKLSTFVEVAESIKSQINDTYAQIDDVKSKRTKNNIHLAELKTKLEDIAKKNNEITNEKELKALQLEEEIAKEQISFANEEIIRLDEIAVAKEEELKELQGKLTEEEESIKEIQIAVDNAIEEINQERNKVSQERGELLEKFDKKILTFYQKIRRWAKDSAVVPVRDQACYGCYMKINDKTYSEVLKSEEIINCPHCGRILYKEEETTEEA
- a CDS encoding Nif3-like dinuclear metal center hexameric protein; protein product: MKLKEIYQFLDELSPFELQEKWDNSGLLVGSLEDEIKQVYISIDLDEENLEQVEENSLIITHHPLIFSALKKVNYDTYSTKLLKVLIKKNIALISMHTNIDKTHLNKYVAKEVLGLEVVNSEEFICYADVNEDFSTFANKISKKLGLEYIKYVKCNDKVKRVALVTGAGMSLINEVNADCFLTGDIKYHDAMDAKVRGISLIDIRHYESEKYFSVLLMGLIEEYLKKNELKAIITASKNPFKFCTQGETVE
- the glyQ gene encoding glycine--tRNA ligase subunit alpha; protein product: MVTFSEILLKLQQFWAEQGCNIVQPYDIPAGAGTFHPATLLRSLDSTPWSTAYVAPSRRPTDGRYGENPNRLGAYYQFQVLIKPSPDNIQDLYLKSLEFLGLDLSKHDVRFVEDNWESPTLGAWGLGWEVWLDGMEVTQFTYFQQVGGLACDPVAVEITYGTERLAMYLQGVDSVYDIVWNENQYGKTTYGDVHKESEYEFSTYNFEVANTDILFRHFDDAFNECKVCLEKELPLPAYDQCMIASHAFNTLDARKAISVTERQNYILKVRELAQGCAVLYKNQEEDRLKRIGRK
- a CDS encoding glutaredoxin domain-containing protein, with the protein product MKQVALFTLPKCKWCNEAKAYLKAKKIKYNQIDLSTNKKALNDCKKHGCSGAPVVLIENQWICGFDKNKINKALGIR
- the purE gene encoding 5-(carboxyamino)imidazole ribonucleotide mutase gives rise to the protein MNFVSIIMGSKSDYEIMKNCADTFEKFDVKYEMIISSAHRSPERTKSYVKESEEKGAVAFIAAAGMAAHLAGALAATTTKPVIGVPMKGGAMDGMDAMLSTVQMPSGMPVATVALGKAGAVNAAYLAMQILAISDKELAAKLKEDRMVKSKAVETDSASIEVRL